Genomic segment of Anaerolineae bacterium:
GTCTTTATAGATGCCTTCGGTGAGGTATGCCTGGTCTTTGCCACACATTGCCAGTTTGATAGGCGGAGGCGCCGGTGGTTTTTCCTCTGTCTCCAGCTCGACGCTCTGCGAAATCGACACGAAGAGGGAGCCATCTTGCAGGGTGACATCAAAGCTCATCGCCGGGCGGGCGTATTTGCCCACATACTCCTGCAACTGCTCAGGAGTGACGTCGATGGGTGTGGGAGCAGGTTCCTCAACGCCGAGGAATTCCCTGAGCGCCAGCTTGACACCCTCGTCGATGGGCATCCTGCCATGATCCCCGTTGGTCAAGATTGCTATGGCAAACTGCCGGGCGGGAGCGATCACCAGCCTGCTGTTCTGCCCCAGGGTGGTGCCGCCGTGTTCGATGAACTTGACGCCGTTGAGTGTCTTGATCCACCAGCTCAGACCCACATCGCCATCAAAGTCGTTGATGGGGAAGGTGGGCGTCTGCAGCAGCTGCATTGATTCCGGAGTTAACAGACACGTTCCGTCCTCTGTGGTCCCATCGCCCATGTAGAAACGGGCATAGCGCAGCAGGTCCCTGATATGGCAGGTAATCCCGCCGGCAGGATTGACGGCGCGAGGGAGTTCCCAGGGGCGCTGAACCCGGGGAGCATTGTCAATGACGACATGCCCTACCGCGAACCGGAAGGTCAGCAGATCGCGCGCAAAAAAGAACGAGCGCTCCATGCCCAGCGGCGCAAAGATCAGTTCCTTGATCGCCGCCTCGTAGGTTTTGCCAGTCACCTTCTCAATCAACAACCCGGCGATGCTGAAGGCGGCATTGTTGTAGGAAAACAGGGTGTCCGGCGGCGCCAGTTGTTCTACTCCGGCCAGCTTTTCCACGTAGGTTGCCAGCGCGTCATCGTTGGTACCGGTATCGGTGAAGACATCGCCATCCCACCCCGTGCTATGAGTCAGCAGGTGGCGCACCGTGGTGGTCGCAGCGACCGATTCATCGGCGACGCGGAAGCCGGGCAGGTAGTGCCGGACGGGCGCGTTAAGGTCGAGCTTGCCCGCTTCGACAAGGCGCATGACGGCCGTGGCAGTGAAGGTCTTGGAGATCGATCCGATCTGGAACAGGGTCTCGTCGGTGACTGCCAGCGGGTTGTCCACGCTGGTCACGCCCAGACCGGCTGTAAAGGTCTGATCGCCGTGGACAAGCCCTACTGCCACACCGGGCACATGATGCTCTTCCATCATGTTTCTGACAATCTGGACGACCTTCTCGAACTTTTCCTGGCTCATGAGTCCTCCTGTAGGTTGAGGGCAGGATTAATTGCCCATCAGGGCATCCAGGCGAATATGCTGTGCCGATACAGCAGCAGCCATTCCGAACCGGTCGACAAGCGCTACGGTTGCGACTGCGGTTCCAGGCGCTTCAGGACATACCAGCCTCTTTCCTCCCGGGTCACGAAATCCACGGCGACATACCCTCGCTGGAATGCCGCCTGCATGGCCTGGCGTAACGCCAGTTGCCAGCGCTGGGCCAGGCCGATGTTGCTGCGTTTCAGGGCATTAAGCTGGTAGGGTATTTCGATGAAGCAGATGGAATGCTCAAATGCTGTCTCCGGGGAATAGATCAGCGTATCGCCCTCACTGGCGCGCAGGACAAACGCTGCTTTGTCAAATGGGATATCCGGTCTTTCCAGCGGCCGGTTTTCCGCTGAGGCTACCACGCGTTCATCATTGAGCAACCACCTGACTTCTAGCCGGTCGCTGGCCAGCCCGGCATTGATTTCGTCGGTCATCTCGCCATACAGATCGACATGGTAGGTATTGGCGATCGCTCCTAGATGGCGGAAATTGAAGTTGGCGTTGCCACGCTGCATGGGATCGAAGGTCCAGCCGATGACGGTAAAGCCATGTTCAAGCGCCCACTGGCGCTGCGCATGCTTGAGCCGGAAACCGACACCCTGGTCGCGGAATTCCGGCAAGACACCGGTCATGTGTGACCAGAGCAGTTTGCCTTCATCCCGCCAGCCGACAAAACCGAAGCAGAATCCCACCAGCTGTCCATCGACTTCTGCGCCGATGACGACGCCACCGTTGTGGACAACCGCGTTCATCACATACGGTGAGGTGGCCTCGCCAGGCGGCATCCCCCAGATGGCTTGCTGGAGTTCCAGCAACGCCCTGAACTCTGGCATGGTTCGAATTTCGCGGAGGATGAGGTTGCTCATAGCTACTACGCTTCAGTGGTCTGACCCTCTGAGACCGGCGCCGGAGAGGGCTTCCGGGTGAACTCAATGGCTTTCACGCCCGGCGCAAGCGGGAGCGTAACCGCACTGACCGATCCGTCAATGCCGATTGAGAAGGTAGTCGGCAGGTAAGCAGGGGTTAGTTTCGCTTTGGCCAGGAATACATCGTAATGATGATGGGTCAGCGGCATTTCCAGCCGGTTATAGATGGCTACCAGTTCCTCACCACGACATTCAACAGTCAGCACGCCATAGCCGGGGTGCACATATTCGCCGGCGTAATCAGCCAGCGGGTGGGACGGTCTGGTATCGGGAATCCGGGAGTCCATCAGCTTCTGGTTAGCCTGCTCAGCGCCTTCCAGCATCTTGTTGTAGAAGTCCTGCCAGAGGGCGTTCCAGTCGATCGGCTGGAGGCCCAGCAGGAGATCCATGGCATGGCAGGTGATCGGCAGCGCCGCCACCCCATCCAGATTCGTCAGGACGACCAGGCCGAGCTTTTCCTGTGGCAGCAATGACACCAGGGCGCAGAAACCATCGATATTGCCACCGTGGTGCACCCAGCGGTGACCGCGGTAATTCTGGACGAACCAGCCGAAGCCGTAACTGGCCTGTCCCACTTCGGGGTGAGTTTCGAGCGGCGGGTACAGCATGGCCTCAGGAACAAGGGGCATCTGGGCGCAATGGAGTTCCTTGAGTGTATCTTCGGCGATGATCCGGTGGCCTTTGAATTCGCCGCCATTGAGATTCATGATCACCCAGTTGGCCATGTCGATGATGTTGGAGTTGATCGATCCCGCCGGGCCTACCGCATCGATGTTGCGGAAGGGGATCCGCTCGCGCTGCCTGGTCTTGTGGTCAGTTTCATAGGGCAGGGCGTGGTTATCAGTCTGCTGCGAGACTTCTACGGAGAAATTGCTGCTGGTCATCTCCAGCGGATCAAAGATGCGCTGCTGGACAAGCTCTTCCCAGCTGGTCCCATTGACGTGCCCGGCCAGATACCCTGCCGTCACGTACATGAGATTCTGGTATTGCCAGAAGGTGCGGAAGTCTTTGCTCGGCTCCAGGTATTTCAGACGCTCAATGAGTTCTTCCCGGCTGGCGGTTGAGTTGTACCAGAGTACATCGTGCCGTGGCAGACCGGATCGATGGCAGAGCAGATCGGCCAGATTCATGCGCTCGGTGGCGAATCGATCCTGGAGTTCAAAGGTGGGCAGCCATTTCCGGATCGGCGTGTGCCAGTCGAGCTTTTTGTCGTCGACCATGATCCCGGCGCTGGTAGCGGCAAAGGCCTTGGTGCATGAACCGATGGCGAAGATCGTCTCGGGGGTTACAGGCAGCTGGCGCTCAACATCCCGGTAGCCAAAGCCCTCGGCGTAGACCAGTTCGCCATCCCTGACAACGCCAACCGCAACGCCGGGAACCTGCCAGTGCTGCATGATCTCGTTGACGAAT
This window contains:
- a CDS encoding GNAT family N-acetyltransferase; translated protein: MSNLILREIRTMPEFRALLELQQAIWGMPPGEATSPYVMNAVVHNGGVVIGAEVDGQLVGFCFGFVGWRDEGKLLWSHMTGVLPEFRDQGVGFRLKHAQRQWALEHGFTVIGWTFDPMQRGNANFNFRHLGAIANTYHVDLYGEMTDEINAGLASDRLEVRWLLNDERVVASAENRPLERPDIPFDKAAFVLRASEGDTLIYSPETAFEHSICFIEIPYQLNALKRSNIGLAQRWQLALRQAMQAAFQRGYVAVDFVTREERGWYVLKRLEPQSQP
- a CDS encoding serine hydrolase — protein: MPDGIALMEDKMKELAGFAEFVNEIMQHWQVPGVAVGVVRDGELVYAEGFGYRDVERQLPVTPETIFAIGSCTKAFAATSAGIMVDDKKLDWHTPIRKWLPTFELQDRFATERMNLADLLCHRSGLPRHDVLWYNSTASREELIERLKYLEPSKDFRTFWQYQNLMYVTAGYLAGHVNGTSWEELVQQRIFDPLEMTSSNFSVEVSQQTDNHALPYETDHKTRQRERIPFRNIDAVGPAGSINSNIIDMANWVIMNLNGGEFKGHRIIAEDTLKELHCAQMPLVPEAMLYPPLETHPEVGQASYGFGWFVQNYRGHRWVHHGGNIDGFCALVSLLPQEKLGLVVLTNLDGVAALPITCHAMDLLLGLQPIDWNALWQDFYNKMLEGAEQANQKLMDSRIPDTRPSHPLADYAGEYVHPGYGVLTVECRGEELVAIYNRLEMPLTHHHYDVFLAKAKLTPAYLPTTFSIGIDGSVSAVTLPLAPGVKAIEFTRKPSPAPVSEGQTTEA
- a CDS encoding beta-lactamase family protein, which codes for MSQEKFEKVVQIVRNMMEEHHVPGVAVGLVHGDQTFTAGLGVTSVDNPLAVTDETLFQIGSISKTFTATAVMRLVEAGKLDLNAPVRHYLPGFRVADESVAATTTVRHLLTHSTGWDGDVFTDTGTNDDALATYVEKLAGVEQLAPPDTLFSYNNAAFSIAGLLIEKVTGKTYEAAIKELIFAPLGMERSFFFARDLLTFRFAVGHVVIDNAPRVQRPWELPRAVNPAGGITCHIRDLLRYARFYMGDGTTEDGTCLLTPESMQLLQTPTFPINDFDGDVGLSWWIKTLNGVKFIEHGGTTLGQNSRLVIAPARQFAIAILTNGDHGRMPIDEGVKLALREFLGVEEPAPTPIDVTPEQLQEYVGKYARPAMSFDVTLQDGSLFVSISQSVELETEEKPPAPPPIKLAMCGKDQAYLTEGIYKDIRAEFLRREDGRIGWLRLGARINKRIE